The Nitrospirota bacterium genomic interval ATGCATATGAAGACCTGAAAATTTTTACAGAATCCCTATCTATTGTTAGAAAAAACTATGTCGAAGAGGTAAAACCAAAAGACCTTGTTTATGGCGCTATTAAGGGTATGCTTGCATCACTCGATCCACATTCTGCCTTTATGACTCCTGAACAGTATAAAGAAATGCAAATAGACACTAAAGGAGAATTTGGCGGTGTCGGTATTCAGATAGGCATAAAGGATGGAATGCTTACGGTCATTGCACCAATTGAGGATACACCTGCCTATAAAGTTGGCATAAAAGCTGGTGATAAGATTATAAAAATAGATGATGAATTTACAAAAGACATGACCCTTCAAGATGCTGTAAATAAAATGAGAGGGATCCCATCAACAACAGTTAAGATTACCATAATTCGTGAAGGATGGAAAGAAACAAGAGATTTTGTTATAACACGTGAGATTATAAAAATTGATAGTGTTAAGACAAAAATTATTGAAGATAACATTGGATATGTAAAAATAAACCAATTTCAAGAGCAGACTGCCTCTGAACTCTCTGAGGGGTTAAAAAATTTATCAAAAAATAACATTGACTCAATAATTCTTGATTTGCGCAATAATCCAGGTGGGCTCCTCAATGCTGCAGTGGATGTCACAAGCCAATTTCTTCCAGAAGGAAAAATAATTGTATCAATAAAAGATAAAAAAGGTGAAAAGATAGAATATCGAAGTGAGAAATCTGATATTAATATATCACTTCCCATGATAGTCCTGGTTAATCAGGGTAGTGCAAGTGCATCTGAAATAGTTGCAGGTGCTCTCAAGGACTGGAATAGGGCTGTCATTATGGGAACACAGACATTTGGAAAAGGTTCTGTACAATCAGTAATTCCTCTTGGAGATGGCTCTGCTTTGAGGCTAACAACGGCAAGATATTATACACCAAAGGGCACATCAATACAGACAACAGGCATTACACCAGATATTCTTGTAAAATTGGTGATAAATGGAGAAGAAAAAGCAGGGCATCCAGCAATCCGTGAGAAAGACCTAAAAAGACATCTTGAAAATGATGAAAAAGAACAAAAACCTTCTGAACCCGAAGAGATAATTCCAATAGAAGTAGACGAAAATGAAGATATGCAGCTACAGAGAGCTATAGACCTTCTCAAAACATGGAAGGTCTTTAAACATTTACCCAAGGCATCATGACCAAGAATATTTATGTCAAGGATTATTATTGATATTGAAACAGTAGGAAAAGATTTTGAATCACTCGACAGACCTATACAGGAATACCTTTTGCGATATGCTGAATCTGAAGATGAGAAGGATGAAATAAAAGACCGCCTTTCTTTTTATCCTTTAACTGCGGAAATTGTCACAATTGGTCTATTAGATCCGGACAAAAATAAGGGATTTGTATTTTATCAAACTAAAGGTGATCCATTGCTTCCATTTGAAGAAGATAGCGTTCAATATGAAACAGGTACAGAAAAAGAAATCCTCGAAAAATTCTGGCATCTTATACCAACTTATAATCAAATCATTACCTTTAACGGTAGAAGTTTTGATTGCCCATTTATTCTGATCCGTTCCGCTATACATAAGATAAAGCCTAATAAGGAATTAATACCAAACAGATATAGTGACTCCCATATAGACCTACTCGATCAACTCACCTTTTTTGGTGTATCTCGCCGGAAGTTCAGTCTTGATATGTGGTGCAGGGCTTTCGGGATAAAAAGCCCCAAGGAAGATGGAATAACAGGTTATGAAATTAAGGACCTATTTAAAAAAGGCCGATTTCTTGATATCGCGAGATACTGTGTTGGAGATTTAAAAGCAACTGCTCAGCTTTTATCAATATGGGAAAATTATATAAAGTTTTAGTCACAGGACTATCTTTATATACTTTTATAGATAATCATTTACCCTTTGGTAGTCAAAATCATTGCTATCAAGAACATTATTTATGAACCTGAATATTAGCTCTCTCTGCTCTTGTGTGAGTTCAGGATAAAAAACAGGATTGGCAACAACTACTCCCCGAAATGCAAAAAAAGGTGCTAAAATTTTTGTAATATCTACGTCTTTAGATTTATCTATGTATTCATCAAAAAAAAGTGTAAGACTTTCAAGATATGAACCCCTAATATCACCATAATTTTTGATAGAAAAAAATATATAATTTATAGTTAGTGCTGTAATATCATCCGCTGGCTCACCCCATGGTCCACGACTCCTGTCAAGTAAAACAAAATCAGTACTTCTGACTCCTGATATCTGACTGCTACTCTCTTTAAACCATATATTGCCGGGATGAAAGTCTCCATGTATCTGTGATAAACGTTTATAAAGTGGCTTTAATTGATAAATATAATCAACTGATTTTTTAATTATTTCAGACATTCTCGCATAACTCAATGTTCCTTCTGGATAGGTATCAAGCACTCCCATAAGACACTCTCCATGTCCGATTGTATCTCTTAATTTCCTCCAATATAATGTTTTTGAATCTTTTCTAACACTATGGATTTCTGCAAGATACGAAGTCATAATTTCTATCTTTTTAATATCATAAGCATCAATATGATTCTTTCTTGAAAATTCATTCAGGTCATAAAAATAATTCATACCTTCTGCTTTTTCCATTAGAAGATAATATTCTTTTCCACCTCCAATTGATTTGATTGTTCCATCGTGCATTTCAGAGAGAACATCAATCGCCCTAACATGTTTTGGCAGGTTCTTATATTCATCAAGGTCGAGCAGGAATACCGAGGCTCTGTCCGATGGATAATCATGTCCTAACCCTTCAGAAAGGAGCGTCTTGATAACATATGATTTAACTCCTTCCAGACTCTCCAATTCTAAGAGAAAACCTGACCCCTGCACACCAGATCCAAGCTTTTTTACATTGACATTAATAATGCCCTTAAAATTTTCTATCAAATATTTCCTGATTGCATCTTCATTAATCATTTGAGATTATTTTTTGGCAGATTGTTATAATACGCAAATCGTTAACATATTCTTTATCCAGAATATTTTGACACCAATTAGCTACTTTAATTCTCCAAAATTTTCCTCATATCTTTTAGAGAATTCCTCAAAGGTATAGCGGTGCTCTTGTGTCCCATATTTTTCTATAGCATAAACTGCTGCAACCGTTCCCATTTTTGCAGCAGTCTGTATATCCTTACCGAGAACCATGCCTTTCAACAAACCCGCCCTGTATGCGTCGCCTGCACCTGTAGGATCAATAATATCTAAAGTTTTTATTGATGGAATTTCTATTATATATTCCTTTGTGCTAATTATTGACCCCTTCTCACCCAGTGTTGTA includes:
- a CDS encoding aminoglycoside phosphotransferase family protein; this encodes MINEDAIRKYLIENFKGIINVNVKKLGSGVQGSGFLLELESLEGVKSYVIKTLLSEGLGHDYPSDRASVFLLDLDEYKNLPKHVRAIDVLSEMHDGTIKSIGGGKEYYLLMEKAEGMNYFYDLNEFSRKNHIDAYDIKKIEIMTSYLAEIHSVRKDSKTLYWRKLRDTIGHGECLMGVLDTYPEGTLSYARMSEIIKKSVDYIYQLKPLYKRLSQIHGDFHPGNIWFKESSSQISGVRSTDFVLLDRSRGPWGEPADDITALTINYIFFSIKNYGDIRGSYLESLTLFFDEYIDKSKDVDITKILAPFFAFRGVVVANPVFYPELTQEQRELIFRFINNVLDSNDFDYQRVNDYL
- a CDS encoding ribonuclease H-like domain-containing protein, which produces MSRIIIDIETVGKDFESLDRPIQEYLLRYAESEDEKDEIKDRLSFYPLTAEIVTIGLLDPDKNKGFVFYQTKGDPLLPFEEDSVQYETGTEKEILEKFWHLIPTYNQIITFNGRSFDCPFILIRSAIHKIKPNKELIPNRYSDSHIDLLDQLTFFGVSRRKFSLDMWCRAFGIKSPKEDGITGYEIKDLFKKGRFLDIARYCVGDLKATAQLLSIWENYIKF
- a CDS encoding S41 family peptidase, which produces MIKRILEKRKLLIVILIFTFATAGVFAGRWTIRTVIAEDAYEDLKIFTESLSIVRKNYVEEVKPKDLVYGAIKGMLASLDPHSAFMTPEQYKEMQIDTKGEFGGVGIQIGIKDGMLTVIAPIEDTPAYKVGIKAGDKIIKIDDEFTKDMTLQDAVNKMRGIPSTTVKITIIREGWKETRDFVITREIIKIDSVKTKIIEDNIGYVKINQFQEQTASELSEGLKNLSKNNIDSIILDLRNNPGGLLNAAVDVTSQFLPEGKIIVSIKDKKGEKIEYRSEKSDINISLPMIVLVNQGSASASEIVAGALKDWNRAVIMGTQTFGKGSVQSVIPLGDGSALRLTTARYYTPKGTSIQTTGITPDILVKLVINGEEKAGHPAIREKDLKRHLENDEKEQKPSEPEEIIPIEVDENEDMQLQRAIDLLKTWKVFKHLPKAS